GGCGCCGCCGAAGTGGCCGCCTGATGGATGCCATGATCCTGGCGGCCGGGCTGGGCACCCGCCTGCGCCCGCTGACCGACCACACCCCCAAGGCGCTGATCGACGTGGCCGGCGTGCCCATGATCGAGCGCGTCGCCCGCCGCCTCATCGCGGCCGGCGCCGACCGGCTGATCGTCAACACCGCGTACCTGGCGCAGAAGATCGAAGACTTCGTGCGCCAGCGCGGGGGCTTTGGCGTGGAGGCCGACTTCTCGCGCGAAGACCCAGGCCCCCTGGAAACCGGGGGCGCGCTGCTCGCCGCGGAGGGGCTGTTCCGCAAGGACGCCCCGTTCTTCCTTCACAACGCCGACATCCTCACCGACCTGCCGCTGGACGGGATGTACGCCGCGCACCGGGATGCCGATCCCCTGGCCACGGTCGCCGTGCTGGACCGGCCGAGCACCCGCAAGCTGCTCTTCGACGGCGACGGCCTGCTGGGCCGGGTGGACGAGACCAAGGGGCTGGACCTGCGCGTGCGCGAGCCCGTCGGCGCGGTGCAGGCGCTGCCATTCGCGGGCGTGCACGTGCTCGCGCCCCGCATCTTCGGCCTGCTGACGGAGCGCGGGGCGTTCAGCATCCTGGACCCGTACCTGCGCCTGGCCGCGGCGGGAGAGCGCATTCTTCCCTTCCGCGTAGACGGGCACGCCTGGCTCGACATCGGGCGGCCGGAGCAGCTGGAAGAAGCGCGGCGGCGGTACGCGCAAACCGCGGATGGAACGCCTCTTGCCCCGCCCCCGTCCCGCTTTTTCACGAGCGGAACGGGACCATGACGAGGGGATGGGGACGATGAACGTACGGCTGGCGGCGGTGCTGGCGCTTTCCCTGGCAGCCGCGTGCGGCGGCGGGGGCGAGCAGAAGGAAGTTGATTCGCCGGCGACGACGATGGACGAGAGCACCACCGATCCCGGCGAGGGGCAGGCACCCAACGTCAGCTCCCTGCCCCGGCCGGAGCAGACGATGGCGGCCGGGCACCTGTCGGCCATCAACAACTCCGGCGTCACCGGATCGGTGAACTTCCGCGGCATCGGCCAGCAGACGGAGATCTCCCTGCAGGTGACCACGGCCCCCGCCGGTACGCAGCAGCTGAACGCGGCCGTGGTGCAGGGCACCTGCGAGCAGCCCGGCAGCGAGGTGGCCCCCGTCGGCCCGCTGACCGTCGGCGCCGGCAACGTCGCCGCCATCACCGACACGCTGAACCTGCCGCCGGGCACGGTTCTGAACGGGCAGCACGCGCTCGTGGTCAAGGGCCAGAACTCCGGCCCCTCCACCCCGCCCATGGCCTGCTCGCCCCTGCCCAAGTGGGAGCGCCTGCCGCCCACCGGCTGAGCCGAACAGGACCTACGAACGAGCGCCGCGCGGCCTGGATGCGCGCGGCGTTTTCGCGTGTCAGCGACGCGCTACGCCGCGAGTTCCAGCACGTTCAGCCCCTCGTGCCGCGCCGCCGCGCACTGCACCCGGTCGGCACTGACGAACGAGATTTCTGCTCCTTCATCCAGGTTGTCGCGTGCACGAACGGCTGCGGCGACCTGGATGGCGTCGGCCGGACGCAGCCGCCACCGCTGGACGATACCGGCTGCGGCGTGCATCACTTCCGAGGCGTTCACCACGATCAGCGGCGACTCCTGGGTGAAACTCTGGACCAGAGTTGGAATCGCCTGCCGCAATGCGGCAGCACTCAAGCCCTTTCGCGCCGCGTGCGGACCGCGTTTGATCTGCTGCAGGGCTGACACAGCTTCGGGCAGCGAGATGTCGCAAACGAACACCCTGGTCGAGCGGTCGCTCCGGTTCGCGCTGCGCATGAGATCGTGGACAGCTGACGAGCCGGGCTCCACCGCGTGCAGCTTTACCACGGCAGACGCGTCGAAGAAGTAGCGTTTCATATGTGGTTCGCCCGCCTCATCCGGATCAGCGCCTGACTGGGCAGCTCGCCCTCTACCTCGATCATCTCGGGCATCTGCCAGTCTGGGCCGTCGTTCGGCAGCTTGGCGATGAAGCCGCTCTCGATCATCTTGCGGAGATCCTCGAATTCGGGCGGCACTTCGGGATTGCAGTGACAACACGGCTTCTTCATACGTCCGCTCCGGTACAGGTAATTTTCAGAAAAACGGGTCTCGGCTCCGAGTGCGTTACGCGGGAGTGAGAACCTCCAGCCCCTCCAACGCCGCGGCCCGGCACTGTTTCTTGTCGTTGCTCACGAATGCAAAAACGGCCTCGAAACCAGCAGCCTTGCGAGCGTTCAGCGCAGCCGCGATGTGTACGGCATCGGCACCCCGTACCTGCTGCCGCTCTACGATCTCTGCCGCCAGCGGCATGCAATCGCTCGCCGACAGCAGGACGAGCGGAGTTCCACGACCAAGATCCGCTCGAACCTTGGGCAGGGTATGCCGAAGAGCCGAACGGCTGATGCCACGCTTCGCGGCATCAGGGGCATGAGCGGCCTGCTGAACCGCGGAAATCGTTTCCGGCAGAGCAAGATCGCACGCGCACAACCGTACTGTCGGAGGTTCCGCGATGGGCGGCCCGCACCAGGTCTCGGACGAATCCCCAACCCTCTTCCAGCAGATACAGACGGCCGATCGCGGACGTGTCGAGGAAGTAGGTTTTCAAAAGCCCCGGCTCCGTCGCTGCTGAACGACGATCTTGCTGACGACGTCCGCCGGAATCGGCAGCGGCTCCGGAAGCTGCCAGTCCGGACCGGCGGTGGGCAGCCGTAGCTCGATCCCCATTTCCTCCGCGCGGCGCTTCATCGCCAGCAATTCAGGAGAATGCTGCCGGATCGGCGTGTGGGGGGTCGGTTCCACGGATTCTTCGGATACC
This sequence is a window from Longimicrobium sp.. Protein-coding genes within it:
- a CDS encoding type II toxin-antitoxin system VapC family toxin; translated protein: MKRYFFDASAVVKLHAVEPGSSAVHDLMRSANRSDRSTRVFVCDISLPEAVSALQQIKRGPHAARKGLSAAALRQAIPTLVQSFTQESPLIVVNASEVMHAAAGIVQRWRLRPADAIQVAAAVRARDNLDEGAEISFVSADRVQCAAARHEGLNVLELAA
- a CDS encoding nucleotidyltransferase family protein: RRRSGRLMDAMILAAGLGTRLRPLTDHTPKALIDVAGVPMIERVARRLIAAGADRLIVNTAYLAQKIEDFVRQRGGFGVEADFSREDPGPLETGGALLAAEGLFRKDAPFFLHNADILTDLPLDGMYAAHRDADPLATVAVLDRPSTRKLLFDGDGLLGRVDETKGLDLRVREPVGAVQALPFAGVHVLAPRIFGLLTERGAFSILDPYLRLAAAGERILPFRVDGHAWLDIGRPEQLEEARRRYAQTADGTPLAPPPSRFFTSGTGP